The window AGCGGGAAATCCCGAAGGACGACGAGCGCTAACGATGGACCGGGCGCCCGCCGCCGCCCTGGACGTCGCCGCGAACCTGGCAGACGTCCGCGCCCGCATCGCGCGCGCCTGTGAGCGCGCCTCGCGGGATGCCAGGGAGGTGACTTTGATCGGGGTCACGAAGTCGGTGCCACAAGCCCTGGTGCGCGCCGCCCTCGCGGCCGGCCTCAGCGACCTCGGCGAAAACTACGTGAGGGAAGGCCTGGCGCGGCGGGAGGCGCTGGGCGAAGCGGCCGCCGGCGCGCGCTGGCACCTCATCGGCCACATACAGTCGAACAAGGCCCGTGCGGCGGCCCAGGGCTTCGATATAATCCACGCCGTTGACTCCGGGGCGATCGCCCGGGCACTGGATAGCCGGGCGCGGCGGCCGCTGCCGGTGCTACTGGAAGTCAACGCCGCCGGCGA of the Dehalococcoidia bacterium genome contains:
- a CDS encoding YggS family pyridoxal phosphate-dependent enzyme, which encodes MDRAPAAALDVAANLADVRARIARACERASRDAREVTLIGVTKSVPQALVRAALAAGLSDLGENYVREGLARREALGEAAAGARWHLIGHIQSNKARAAAQGFDIIHAVDSGAIARALDSRARRPLPVLLEVNAAGEASKFGFAPREVAAAVREISRLPLLELRGLMTVAPAASDPEDVRPVFRTLRDLARANGLSDLSMGMTGDFEVAVEEGATMVRIGRAIFGERTR